The Glandiceps talaboti chromosome 1, keGlaTala1.1, whole genome shotgun sequence genome has a segment encoding these proteins:
- the LOC144436191 gene encoding zinc finger protein 277-like, with translation MAEGGGESKGLDEDHKRYYGTILEPLLFPDSPDSSTQLINFDNLGDSSGGESTLCLMCEHRFKMVQEKDGFLKHLVTVHKMVLADVNLVCNLSKYVEYWRKRFQQEPIKNFCSVIHTNSRPTDKGPKEEYYLLSDVLPEDKQIREYLQRKRLDWILETQQKERMDSSFSRGCLFCRQHFEGNRAELLNHMAHDHGFSVGQPDNLVFTTEFLDSLEDKFKNLQCVYCEKTFKDRMTLKDHMRKKQHKRINPKNTSYDKFYVINYLELGKNWESVQAEPEYDVATPESLSDVEDQEDWSDWEENTGAAAYCLFCDFNASTIDTLESHMKETHCFDLIKVKDTLDLNFYQQVKLINYIRRQVYQDTCLFCLDKFTDRDSTMEHMRNEKHMEVPSKDIWDQPQYYFPTYENDTLLCLLTDDDDDDTSGETKMSNIVVPEDTPHVDSILQDSNVRQHLS, from the exons ATGGCGGAAGGTGGCGGAG AAAGTAAGGGTCTTGATGAAGACCATAAGAGATATTATGGAACCATACTTGAGCCATTGCTGTTTCCAGACAGTCCAGACTCGTCAACACAACTCATTAACTTTGATAATCTTGGTGATAGTAGTGGCGGTGAGTCCACATTATGTCTGATGTGTGAGCACAGATTTAAGATGGTCCAGGAAAAAGATGgatttttgaaacatttggTTACTGTTCATAAAATGGTTTTAGCAGATGTCAACCTGGTCTGTAATCTCAGCAA ATATGTGGAGTACTGGAGGAAAAGGTTTCAACAAGAACCAATCAAAAACTTCTGTAGTGTTATCCACACCAACTCAAGACCTACTGACAAAG GCCCCAAAGAGGAGTATTATCTTCTGTCAGATGTCTTACCAGAAGACAAACAAATCAGAGAATACTTACAGAGGAAGAGACTTGATTGGATTCTGGAAACTCAACAAAAAGAGAGAATGGACAGCAGCTTTTCTAGAGGGTGTTTGTTTTGTAGACAACATTTTGAAGGTAACAGAGCTGAGTTGTTGAATCATATGGCTCATGACCATGGCTTTAGTGTTGGACAACCAGATAATCTAG TATTTACAACTGAATTCCTGGACAGTTTGGAAGATAAATTTAAAAA TTTACAATGTGTGTATTGTGAGAAGACGTTCAAGGACAGAATGACATTGAAAGACCACATGAGAAAGAAACAACATAAACGAATCAATCccaaaaatacaagttatgaCAAATTTTATGTCATAAATTACTTGGAATTGGGTAAAAACTGGGAAAGTGTACAAGCTGAGCCAGAATATGATGTAGCTACACCTGAATCACTGTCTGATGTTGAAGATCAAGA agaCTGGTCTGACTGGGAAGAGAATACTGGTGCTGCAGCATATTGTCTGTTCTGTGATTTCAATGCGTCTACAATTGACACTTTAGAGAGTCACATGAAAGAAACACACTGTTTTGATTTGATCAAAGTCAAGGACACATTAG ATCTAAATTTTTACCAGCAAGTGAAGCTGATTAATTACATCAGAAGACAAGTATATCAAGACACATGTCTGTTTTGTCTGGATAAATTCACAGACAGAGACTCAACGATGGAACATATGAGGAATGAGAAACATATGGAAGTACCGTCTAAAGATATATGGGATCAACCCCA ATACTACTTCCCAACTTATGAGAATGACACATTGTTGTGTCTTCtgactgatgatgatgatgatgacaccAGTGGTGAGACAAAGATGAGCAATATAGTTGTACCAGAAGACACGCCTCATGTAGACAGTATATTGCAAGACAGTAATGTCAGACAACATTTATCATAG